A window of Roseiflexus castenholzii DSM 13941 genomic DNA:
TGCCGCTCACGTTCGGTCGCGTGGCGATGTCGCCAGCGTTCGACATACTCTTCAATTGGGCGATCCATGCCCGGAATGTCGGTCGTTGCACTCATCAGGACGCCTTGCAGAGCGGAGAAGAACGTGGCGCCGCCTATTCACTGCCGGCTGAACAGAGCAATACTTTCCATCGTCCATATTACACCAGTTTCAACCAAATCTCAATTGCCAGCCTCCGCCTAGCCCGCCTGCAAGGTCTCGACCCAGAAGGCGTCCATCTTTGCGCGCAACAGAGCGTGGTCAGGTCGTTCGAGTTGTGGGTCGTCCGCCAGAATCTTCTGCGCCTCGCGGTATGCCGTCTGGAGCAGGCGCACATCGGTCAACTGCGCCACTTTGAGGTCGGGGGTGCCACTCTGCCGGGTGCCGAAGAACTCGCCGGGTCCGCGCAGGTGCAGATCAATCTCCGCCAGGCGGAAGCCATCGCTGATCGTCTCCATTGCCTCCATGCGCTGGCGCGTCACTTCATTCTGCTCTTTGTCACAGACGAGGATGCAATAACTCTGATGCACCCCGCGCCCGACTCGCCCACGAAACTGATGCAACTGCGCCAGACCGAACCGCTCCGCTCCTTCGATCAGGATCGTCGTTGCGTTGGGAACATCGATGCCGACCTCGATGACGGCAGTGGCGACCAGAATATCGTATTCGTGATTGCGGAAGGCGATCATAACGGCGTCCTTCTCGCGCGGCAGCATTTTGCCGTGGATCAGCGCCACCCGCAGATCGGGAAAGACATCACGTGACAGCGTAGCGTGCATTTCTTCGGCGGAAGGGAGATCGACCTTTTCGCTCTCTTCGACCAGTGGGCAGATGACGAATGCCTGCCGCCCCTTGGCGACTTCGCGCCGGATATGGCGATAGGCTTTGTCGCGCTCGACCGTCGTAATCCAGCGCGTCTTGATCTCCTGGCGCCCCGGCGGCAACTCGTCGAGCACCGACACATCCAGGTCTCCGTAGATCGTCAGCGTCAGCGTGCGCGGGATCGGGGTCGCCGTCATCACCAGCATATGCGGGTTGTATCCTTTATCTTTCAGGCGTTGCCGTTGTTCGACGCCGAAGCGATGCTGTTCATCGACGATTGCGAGACCAAGCGCAGCGTACTGCACACTTTCGGTAATCAGCGCGTGGGTGCCGACGATCAGATCGATGTCGCCGCGCGCGATCCCTTCGAGCACGCGACGCCGCTCTTTCGCGCCGAGGCTGCCGGTGAGCAGCGCTACCCGCACGCCGCGCCCGTCGAGGTCATCATCGCCGCTCATGCCGAGAATACGTTTGATCTCTTCCAGGCGCTCACGTTGTTCGGGGTCGAGATCGTCTTCTGCTGAAACCTGGCGTTGATCACGCGGAACCGGTACGTTGCCGAGGAGCGCGCGCAAGCCGCGATAATGCTGTTCTGCCAGGATTTCGGTCGGCGCCATGAGCGCCGCCTGATAGCCGGATGCTATCGCCTGAAGCGCCGCTGCCGCCGCAACGACCGTTTTACCGCTGCCGACATCGCCCTGGAGAAGCCGCGCCATCGGCACAGGGCGCGCCATATCGGCGAAGATTTCCTCGATGGCGCGCACCTGAGCGCCGGTCAGTTCAAACGGCAACCGTCTGAGAAATGCTTCGTGCACATCGTCGCGGCGGGTGATAGCATAACCGCGCTGCGCCTGCCAGATCATCTTGCGTTGCAGCACGCCAAGTTGAATGAACAAAAACTCGTCGAAGCCAAGGCGCCGGCGCGCTTGTTCAAGCATATCGCGGCTGTCAGGGAAGTGGATCTGAGCAATCGCCTGCGGCAGCGGCATCAACCCCGTGCGTTCGCGCACTGCGGGGGGCAGATGATCTTCCAGCATCGGCGCGCAACGATCCACTACCTGTTTGATCAGCGCGCGCGCACTGCGCTCGACCAGCCCGCGGGTCAGGGGATGCACCGGCACCAGACGCCCGACGTGGATCAGGTCGTCATCGGTGAAGGGTTGCCATTCGGGCGACGCCATCTGGCGCAAGCCATCGTAGACTCCGATCTTCCCGCTCAACACGACCTTCGTGCCGACCAGAAAGCGCTGCGCCAGCCAGGGTTGCCGAAAAAAGACCACCTTAAGCGTGCCGGTTTCGTCACCGACCAGCACATCGAGCCGTGAACCTCCGCTTTTCATTGGCAGTGTGCGCGCATCGAGCACTTCGGCGATGACCGTCTCGACGGCGCCTGGTTGCAATTCGGCGATTGTTTTGCGTGAGGTGAAATCATCGTAGCGATGGGGGAAGTGGTAGAGCAGATCGCGCACGGTACGAACGCCGAGGCGCCGGAACGACTGCACCATCTGGCGTGTGATGCCCGGCACGTCGTCGAGCGGCGAGTCCGGAGTCAGTGGACGCGCCGGAGCATCAGGGCGGGAGGCGCGCCGGGTTGGCGCGCGCGTCGGCATCGCTGACGACGCAACCGGTGCAGGCTGCGGGTTCGGTTGGGCGCGGAACAGCGAGCGCAGACTTTCGAGCGCAATGCCGACGCGCGCGCGGCGAGTCGCTTGATCGAGCACAGCGTATCCGGCGAGCAATTCGAGCGCCTGTTGCACGGCTTCGTAGCGCAACGCCATGCCGGCGTCCATCCTCCAGGCGGTCAGAAAGCGCTCCAGACCGCCATTCACGGCGCGATCATCACAGCCGCGACGTTGTTCCTCCGCCAGCAGTTTGCCCAGGCGAATGATCTGGTCTTTGCCGTCCATAGGATCGTCTTATGAAGCCAGCAGACCGGTGATGCCGAGCGCTCCGGGTCCCATATGCGTACCAAGCACCGCACCAATCTGCACGGTGCGAATACGATCACGAACGAGTAATCCCGCATTGGCGCAGGCATCCGCCAGCGATTCGGCATCGGCGCGGTCGGTCGTGTAGACAACGCTCAATTCCTGATACACGCCGCGCGACTGCGCCAGTTCCAGCAAGCGCGCCGGAACCCTTCGCCAGGTGCGCACCCGTTCAACCGGCAGCACCTGCGAGTCGCGCACTTCCAGGATTGGCTTCACATCGAGCAATGTACCCAACAACGCGCGCGTGCGACTGATACGCCCGCCGCGTTCCAGGTAGCGCAATGTCTGGAGCGCCACATACGCGACCGTCCGATCGCGCAGACGTTCCACCAATGCAACTGCCTCATCGAGTGTTGCCCCCTGCGACAGGCGGCGCGCGGCGGCGAGCGCCAGGTAGGCAATGGGCATCGCAATCGAGTGGCTGTCCACACAGACAATGCGGGCATCGGCAACCAGGCGCGCTGCCTGGACGGCAGCGCCGTAGGTGGCGCTCAAGCCGGCGGCGACGCTGAGCGACAGCACCGCGCTGCCATCACGGGTCAATTCCCGAAACACCTCCTCGAACATTCCAACCGACGGCGCGGACGTGGTTGGAAGGTCGTCATGTTCCGCGATCCAGCGATAGTACTCATCGCGGCTGATGTCGATGTCGTCGCGCAACGTTGCGCCCCGGCGGTGTAACAGCACCGGAACGACATGGATATGATACGCAGCGCGGACATCGGCAGGAATATCCGCAGTTGAGTCAACAACGATCTTGACTGATGGCATCAATCAATCGATCCCTTCGAACACCGCCACTCCCATGGCGCCGGGTCCGAGGAACGCGCCGACACTCGGACCGAACTGTGCAATCTGCACCCGATCACGAGGAAAGATCGGATCGACCTTTTCCAGCAACTTCTCGACATCTTCCGGCGTCGTTGCGTACAGCGCCGTCACCTCACGAACGCGCGGAAAATCTTCGATGAAGGTATACAACCCTTCGATGGCTTTGGCGCGGGTGCGGGTGCGCTCATAGGGGACGATTTCGCCGTCATCGATCAGGAGCAGCGGCTTGATGCGCTGCATCGAACCGAGCACCGTCGTTGCCAGCGCAAGCCGACCGCTGTGTTCGAGATATTCGATGGTATCGACAAAGAAGACCAGATGGCAGTGCTGGATCAGCAGATTGATCAAGTGTGTCACTTCATCGGGCGTTGCACCATCGCGCACCGCACGCGCCGCGTGGATCACAATCATGCCGAGCGCCATCGAGATCAACTTACTGTCGATGATTTCCACCCGACTGGATGACGCCGGCAGGCGATTGCGCGCCTGTTGCGCCACGCGATAATTCGGCACGATACGGTTGGAGAGATGAATCGAAAAAATGTATTCATACTCCAGCGTCAGGCGACGGTAGAGTTGCTCGAAGGTCATCATTGGCGGCGGTTGCGCCGCGATCTGCGCACGATTCTCCTGCATTGCCTGGTAAAACTGCTCCGCAGTAATGTCGAGACCGGCGCGGTAACTCTGATTGCCGACGACAATCTGGAGCGGGACGATCTCGATCCCTAATTCGTGCGCCACACTCAAAGGAATGTCGCTGGAACTATCCGTGACAATTTTGATGCTTGCCATACGTTTCTCGTTTCACCTTCTCCATCAGCAGCGCCGGTTATTCGAGGGCAATGGCGACGCCACTGCCCGGTTGACCGCCAGCATGAACTTCGACGTGCAGCATCGGGAAAGCAACCCGAATCTCCTGCGCCAGTCGCTCCGCATGCGTCTGGTCAACAGCCTGTCCATAGTAGAGCGTGACGACCTCGGCAGCGTTCGCGCCCATCTGCTGAAGTGTATGGCACACATTATACGCATCTTGCACCGCTTCTGCAGGCGTCTCCATCTCGTTGCGACGCTGTCCATCGAAGGTGATAACCCGCACCCGTTCTGCTGCTGCTGTCATTGCCCGAATGTTCTGATCGACGTCTGCCTGGAAGTTCAGCGCCAGCAGCGCGGCAATGCCCTGTGGCGGCGAGGTTGCCGGCACGATAGCAATGCGCCTGGCGAACAACGGTGCGGTTGCCTGCGCAGTTTCCGCCGCCTGCGGATCATTGGGCAGCACAATGATCTCCTGCTGCGGCAGGCGCTCAAAGGCTGCGCGCCACTCGTCGATGGTCGGCGGCGTATTCGTCTCCCACACCAGATCGGCGCGCAGGTCGCGCAGGATGGCTGCGTATCCGGCGCCTGGCGCCAGTGCAATGATTCCCGGCGCAGGGTTCGCCGGTGTATCCGGTTGAGTGTCGGAAAGCGCCGCACCCGAATGGTGCGCCATGCGTTGCAGATCCATGTTCACGACTTCGATCTGATCGAGAATGCCATACGCTAACGCCTGATTGAGCGCGTCGCCCGGTCGTGGAGTGTGAAGATGTATTTTGACTAGCGCGCGATCTCCGGCGATCACCAGCGATTCGCCGAGCGCCGCAAAGACTCGTCGGAGCGTTTCCGGTGGTGCGGTTGCGTGATGGATGACAAAACTGGTGCAGTACCCTGCGCTCTCGGCATGATCATCAACGGTTGCGGTGGGTGTCACGGTTGGGGCATGCGAATCACTGGCTTCGCCGCGGGCATAGCGCAGCAGCGCTTCGAGCAGGACCAGCAAACCCTGCCCGCCCGCATCGACCACGCCTGCGTCGCGCAGGGTCGCCAGCAACTGCGGCGTGCGCGCCACGGCGGCGCGCGCTTCGCGCACGGCTGCCTCGAGCACGGCGCTCAACGATGCTTCACCTGCGGCGATGGCGCGCTGCGCCGCCTCACCGGCGCAGCGGATGACCGTCAACATCGTTCCTTCGACCGGACGCAACACGGCTTCGTAGGCGCGCGTGCTGCCATGCGTCAGGGCCACCGCCATTTCGCGCCCGCTCATCAGGTGATGTCCGGCAAGCGCCGCGGCAACACCACGCAGGATTTGCGACAGAATGATGCCTGAGTTGCCGCGCCCGCGCATCGTCGCCCAGTAGCCAACCTGCTCCGCCACTGTGCCGCACGAAGGATGCGGCGTAATGTCGCGCAATGCGCTGCTCAATGTCAGCGCCATGTTCGTCCCGGTATCGCCGTCGGGAACAGGGAACACATTCAATGCATTGAGCGAGGCGGCGTGACGCTCCAGATCGCGCGACGCCGCGCGTAACGCTTCCAGCAGATGCTCGCCATTCCACGCGCCCGTCATCATCGACCTCCCACCCCTTGCACACGAATATTGACCGTCGGTTCAGGAAGGTCGAGCGTAAACGACAGCGCGGCGCGCACGGCAGATTGTGCGGCGCGCGCCACATCGGCGATGGATCTGCCGGTCTGGACGATCAGGTGGACATCGACGGCGAGATCGTTCTGATGCACATGCACGTCAACGCCGCGGCGCGCTTCGCCCGGCGGAAGAACAAACGGCGGACCCTGTGGATCGGTCAGTCCGGCGACGCCATCGGTTTGCAGCGCTGCGGCAGCGGCAATGGACGCGATGGCGCGCGGCGCGATCAGAACGCGACCTGCGGGTTTGCCGATGGCGGTGTGGTTGTTCACGGTGTTCATAGTCTCTCCAGTTGCATGGTGCATCAGAATGTGGTATAGTCTCCCCTTAGTGTGTCAAAGACGTTGTGGGATTCCCGGCAGGTCCGGGGGAGCAGGCTGATATGGCAAAGTGTATGGTATGCAACAAGAGCGTCAGTTTTGGGCGCAACATCCGGCATAAAGCGTCGGGCGGCTGGGCGCGGCGCGCGCCGAAGACCAATCGCACCTTCAAGCCGAATGTGCAGAAGACGACGATCATGGTCGATGGCGAGAAAGTGCAGATCAAGGTGTGCACCCAATGCCTGCGCACGATGTATCGAGCGCGCTGAATGTGCTGAGACCGATCGCTCAGGCTGGCGTCGCATGGCGATGCCAGCCTTTCTCATTGAACGAAAACGCCCGACATTATAGCGGATAGAGTCAGGACGCGCAATTCAAGACGTAGCGTCGCAGCGCGTGGGCAACGCCAGCCTCGCTGACCGGCGGCAGCACGGCATGCGCTCGTGCGCGCACTGCCGGTGTCGCATTCCCCATCGCCAGCCCAAGCCCTGCCCAGGTAATCATCGAGATGTCGTTCTCCTGATCGCCAATGGCCAGGACTGCTTCACGCGGCGCTCCCAGCGACTGCGCCAGGGCGGATAGTGCATTTCCCTTGCTGACGTGCGGTGCTGTCAGTTCGCCAAAGATGGCGTGCGAACGAACGACTGCCAGTGCGCCGCCGAATCTGGCGGTCAGGCGCATCAGTTCACGCTCGACCACCGGCGGCTCGGCGACGAACAGCAATTTGGTGGGTGGCACACGTTCAACCAGACGATCCAGATCGGGAGTAACGACCATCTCTGTCCCTTCGGGATGGAAGGCAAGGTAGCGTTCGAGTTCCGGTCGATACGCCGTGATATGGTGAATATCATCGATATAGGCAACCACACACATGTCGGCATCGAGGAGTTCGCGCACTGCCGCCGCTGCCAGTTCGGCAGGCATTGCCGCATGGTAGAGCGTATCGCCGGTCAGCGGGTGACGCACCAGCGCCCCCTGGTAACAGATAATCGGCGCGCGAATATCGAGTTCGCGCGCAAACGGCAGTGCTGCGCCAAACATGCGCCCGGTCGCCAGCGTTACGTCAATACCGCGCGCCTGCACGGCGGCAATTGTTTCGCGCACGTCGGGATGAATGGTCAGATCATGGTCGATGACCGTGCCATCGAGATCAAGGGCGATCAGTTGGAAGGGCATCGGGTTGCGTTCCATGGTTCATCTTCGCTCTACGCCCGGGCAGGGCTTCGGGATTGACAATGTGCGGCGGATGTTCGCCGCGCAGGAGACGAACGATTTGCGCTACTGCGCCATGGTGCATCACCCGCACGCCATCGTCCGTAAACGATGCGATGTGCGGCGTGAGGATAACGTGTGGAAATTGTAGGAGTGGGTGGTCATTGGGAAGCGGCTCCGGGTCGAAGACATCAAGACCGGCGCCTGCCAGGTGTCCGGTGGTGAGCGCGTCGATCAGCGCCGCCTGATCGATGACCGCACCACGACTGACGTTGATCAGAAATGCGCCCTTTGGCAGTAGCGCCAGTTCACGCGCGCCGATCAGACCGCGCGTTGACGGGGTGAGCGCACAATGCAGCGTCAGAAACTCTGATTGCGGCAGAAGATTGTCGAGCGTTTCTACATGCACAACATCCAGCGCTGCAAACGCTTCAGCAGGCGCGAGCGGGTCGTATGCCGCCACGCGCATCCCCAGACCCTGGCGGCAGATCTGCGCCACGCGCCGCCCAATGCGCCCCAGACCGACGACTCCCAGCGTTTTGCCGCGCACCTCGACGCCACGCAATCGCGCGGCGCTCCATCCTGCGGTGCGGAAACGATGGTCGGCAGCAACGACCTGCTTTGCCAGCGCCAGTACCAGTGCGACGGCATGCTCCGCCGTGCTCTCGGTTGGACCGTCGGGGGTGTTGATTACTAGAATGCCGCGTTCGGTTGCGGCTGCAAGGTCGATGTTGTCCACACCGATGCCAGGGCGAGCAATGGCCATCAGTGTGGGTCCGGCCCGGTCCATCCATGCGCCATCGGCGTTGATCATCGCGCTGATGATTGCTGCTGCGCTGCCGGGTAAAGTTGCAGGATCGCCACCTGCCGCAACCTCAGCGTGCGCTTCCAGCAACGCTGCTGCTTCCGGCAACAGGCGAATGTCAGTCCAGATACGTGGACGTTGATGGATGGGAGAAAGGTCACTGTTGTGCATCAATCAATCCTCTGTTGTCCATCGGGCGCAACGGCGGATGGTCGGCGGTTCATGCTGGCGCCATGCCGGATGTGATCATCGTAGCAGACGACAACGACAAACGCAATCGATCAAAAAGAAGGACGACGTTTGACAAAAAATCAACCATGTGGTACCTGAAAGGGCGCAGAACACCAACTGCTCACCAGGGTACAGCGCACAGATTGCGCGTACTCCAGGGCGACCCGGCTTGCCGTCCTGGAAGAGGATCGCCATGTCGCGTTTGATTACTCGCATCGTGGCGCTTGTTTTCGCTGTCGTCACTCTTGCCGCCATAACTCCCCTGCCTTCGGACGAGCGTTTTGTCGAACCGAATAGTGCTCTCCAACCGGTGTTTCGTGTCGAGCGGGCGATGCCTCCGCCTGTAAAAGCGCCACCAGAGCGGATCCGATTCCCGGTAGCGACACGCCGAACAGTGGCACTTCCTGAGATCGGCATCGCCGAGCAAACGCCGCCTTCAGCCGAAGTGGTTGCGCCGCTGCCCTTCATTGCCGGCGATGGTCCGCCAATGCGGGGAACGCGCATTGCGCAGACTGGACGCCTGGATGTGTATGTCGGACTGCGCACGTTCACGCCGGAGCAGATCGCAGCGATTGCCCCGCGGTTGGAAGAACTCCTGCGCGGCAACGAGGAACGGTTTGGCTTTCAATTGCAGCAACGAGTCTCGATTGCATTCTATCGTCCTTCGCTGGCGCCGTCGAAAGACACGCGCGGCATTGCGTACACCGAAGAAGGGCGCGCCGAGGTGTACTATCGCCCGAATGAGGACATTGAGCGCGCACTGGTGGTGGCGTCGCACGAACTGGCGCATCACCTCCAGGCGCAGCGATACGGTGACGA
This region includes:
- the recG gene encoding ATP-dependent DNA helicase RecG; translation: MDGKDQIIRLGKLLAEEQRRGCDDRAVNGGLERFLTAWRMDAGMALRYEAVQQALELLAGYAVLDQATRRARVGIALESLRSLFRAQPNPQPAPVASSAMPTRAPTRRASRPDAPARPLTPDSPLDDVPGITRQMVQSFRRLGVRTVRDLLYHFPHRYDDFTSRKTIAELQPGAVETVIAEVLDARTLPMKSGGSRLDVLVGDETGTLKVVFFRQPWLAQRFLVGTKVVLSGKIGVYDGLRQMASPEWQPFTDDDLIHVGRLVPVHPLTRGLVERSARALIKQVVDRCAPMLEDHLPPAVRERTGLMPLPQAIAQIHFPDSRDMLEQARRRLGFDEFLFIQLGVLQRKMIWQAQRGYAITRRDDVHEAFLRRLPFELTGAQVRAIEEIFADMARPVPMARLLQGDVGSGKTVVAAAAALQAIASGYQAALMAPTEILAEQHYRGLRALLGNVPVPRDQRQVSAEDDLDPEQRERLEEIKRILGMSGDDDLDGRGVRVALLTGSLGAKERRRVLEGIARGDIDLIVGTHALITESVQYAALGLAIVDEQHRFGVEQRQRLKDKGYNPHMLVMTATPIPRTLTLTIYGDLDVSVLDELPPGRQEIKTRWITTVERDKAYRHIRREVAKGRQAFVICPLVEESEKVDLPSAEEMHATLSRDVFPDLRVALIHGKMLPREKDAVMIAFRNHEYDILVATAVIEVGIDVPNATTILIEGAERFGLAQLHQFRGRVGRGVHQSYCILVCDKEQNEVTRQRMEAMETISDGFRLAEIDLHLRGPGEFFGTRQSGTPDLKVAQLTDVRLLQTAYREAQKILADDPQLERPDHALLRAKMDAFWVETLQAG
- a CDS encoding DegV family protein, which codes for MPSVKIVVDSTADIPADVRAAYHIHVVPVLLHRRGATLRDDIDISRDEYYRWIAEHDDLPTTSAPSVGMFEEVFRELTRDGSAVLSLSVAAGLSATYGAAVQAARLVADARIVCVDSHSIAMPIAYLALAAARRLSQGATLDEAVALVERLRDRTVAYVALQTLRYLERGGRISRTRALLGTLLDVKPILEVRDSQVLPVERVRTWRRVPARLLELAQSRGVYQELSVVYTTDRADAESLADACANAGLLVRDRIRTVQIGAVLGTHMGPGALGITGLLAS
- a CDS encoding DegV family protein — encoded protein: MASIKIVTDSSSDIPLSVAHELGIEIVPLQIVVGNQSYRAGLDITAEQFYQAMQENRAQIAAQPPPMMTFEQLYRRLTLEYEYIFSIHLSNRIVPNYRVAQQARNRLPASSSRVEIIDSKLISMALGMIVIHAARAVRDGATPDEVTHLINLLIQHCHLVFFVDTIEYLEHSGRLALATTVLGSMQRIKPLLLIDDGEIVPYERTRTRAKAIEGLYTFIEDFPRVREVTALYATTPEDVEKLLEKVDPIFPRDRVQIAQFGPSVGAFLGPGAMGVAVFEGID
- a CDS encoding DAK2 domain-containing protein, with translation MMTGAWNGEHLLEALRAASRDLERHAASLNALNVFPVPDGDTGTNMALTLSSALRDITPHPSCGTVAEQVGYWATMRGRGNSGIILSQILRGVAAALAGHHLMSGREMAVALTHGSTRAYEAVLRPVEGTMLTVIRCAGEAAQRAIAAGEASLSAVLEAAVREARAAVARTPQLLATLRDAGVVDAGGQGLLVLLEALLRYARGEASDSHAPTVTPTATVDDHAESAGYCTSFVIHHATAPPETLRRVFAALGESLVIAGDRALVKIHLHTPRPGDALNQALAYGILDQIEVVNMDLQRMAHHSGAALSDTQPDTPANPAPGIIALAPGAGYAAILRDLRADLVWETNTPPTIDEWRAAFERLPQQEIIVLPNDPQAAETAQATAPLFARRIAIVPATSPPQGIAALLALNFQADVDQNIRAMTAAAERVRVITFDGQRRNEMETPAEAVQDAYNVCHTLQQMGANAAEVVTLYYGQAVDQTHAERLAQEIRVAFPMLHVEVHAGGQPGSGVAIALE
- a CDS encoding Asp23/Gls24 family envelope stress response protein, whose amino-acid sequence is MNTVNNHTAIGKPAGRVLIAPRAIASIAAAAALQTDGVAGLTDPQGPPFVLPPGEARRGVDVHVHQNDLAVDVHLIVQTGRSIADVARAAQSAVRAALSFTLDLPEPTVNIRVQGVGGR
- a CDS encoding large ribosomal subunit protein bL28, which produces MAKCMVCNKSVSFGRNIRHKASGGWARRAPKTNRTFKPNVQKTTIMVDGEKVQIKVCTQCLRTMYRAR
- a CDS encoding Cof-type HAD-IIB family hydrolase, translating into MPFQLIALDLDGTVIDHDLTIHPDVRETIAAVQARGIDVTLATGRMFGAALPFARELDIRAPIICYQGALVRHPLTGDTLYHAAMPAELAAAAVRELLDADMCVVAYIDDIHHITAYRPELERYLAFHPEGTEMVVTPDLDRLVERVPPTKLLFVAEPPVVERELMRLTARFGGALAVVRSHAIFGELTAPHVSKGNALSALAQSLGAPREAVLAIGDQENDISMITWAGLGLAMGNATPAVRARAHAVLPPVSEAGVAHALRRYVLNCAS
- a CDS encoding hydroxyacid dehydrogenase — translated: MHNSDLSPIHQRPRIWTDIRLLPEAAALLEAHAEVAAGGDPATLPGSAAAIISAMINADGAWMDRAGPTLMAIARPGIGVDNIDLAAATERGILVINTPDGPTESTAEHAVALVLALAKQVVAADHRFRTAGWSAARLRGVEVRGKTLGVVGLGRIGRRVAQICRQGLGMRVAAYDPLAPAEAFAALDVVHVETLDNLLPQSEFLTLHCALTPSTRGLIGARELALLPKGAFLINVSRGAVIDQAALIDALTTGHLAGAGLDVFDPEPLPNDHPLLQFPHVILTPHIASFTDDGVRVMHHGAVAQIVRLLRGEHPPHIVNPEALPGRRAKMNHGTQPDALPTDRP